A section of the Candidatus Binatia bacterium genome encodes:
- a CDS encoding beta-glucosidase: MPRIEFPRDFVFGSATAAHQVEGDNVHNDWWAHEHAPDTNAVEPSGIACDHYRRYREDFQLLRDLGHPAHRLSLEWSRIEPQPGEIDRSALDHYRRVLGTLRDYGIEPWVTIHHFTSPRWFMERGGFTREENLDALVRHTELLAREFSDLVSHWCTINEPNVVAEMGYRFGYFPPRLLDAELAARVLANFFRAHARMAEALHEHARTRPQIGITLAVQAHEPLRLESEADRALAARRDAETNGVMFEALRTGVFSYPGQEPVRIPGLREASTFVGVQYYSRVRYDGESQGPAMPDFNRVLSHMGWEVYPEGFAPLLERAAATGLPVVVTENGLAHDDDRVRVRYIADHLAAVDQARKRGVDVRGYFYWSAMDNFEWNFGYGPKFGLIEVDRQTLARRPRPSAYFFRDLIQQRGFDEALIEHWSR, from the coding sequence ATGCCTCGCATCGAATTCCCTCGCGACTTTGTCTTTGGCTCTGCCACGGCCGCTCACCAAGTAGAAGGAGACAACGTTCATAACGATTGGTGGGCCCACGAACACGCTCCCGACACCAACGCCGTCGAGCCGTCGGGCATCGCGTGCGACCATTACCGGCGCTACCGGGAGGATTTTCAACTCCTCCGCGACCTCGGCCATCCGGCGCACCGGCTATCGCTCGAATGGAGCCGGATCGAACCGCAACCTGGCGAGATTGACCGCAGTGCTCTCGACCATTACCGGCGCGTGCTCGGTACGCTCCGGGACTACGGAATCGAGCCGTGGGTGACCATCCACCACTTCACTTCACCGCGCTGGTTCATGGAGCGTGGCGGCTTTACCCGAGAGGAAAATCTCGATGCGCTCGTGCGCCATACGGAGCTGCTTGCCCGTGAATTCAGCGATTTGGTTTCCCACTGGTGCACCATCAATGAGCCGAACGTCGTTGCGGAGATGGGTTACCGCTTCGGGTATTTCCCGCCGCGGCTGCTCGATGCCGAGTTGGCCGCGCGGGTGCTGGCAAACTTTTTCCGGGCGCATGCCCGTATGGCCGAGGCACTGCACGAACACGCACGCACTCGCCCGCAAATCGGTATCACCCTGGCCGTGCAGGCCCACGAGCCCCTGCGGCTCGAAAGCGAAGCGGACCGCGCCTTGGCCGCCCGCCGCGACGCGGAAACCAATGGCGTGATGTTCGAAGCCTTGCGAACCGGGGTGTTTTCCTACCCCGGGCAAGAGCCCGTGCGGATCCCCGGGCTGCGCGAAGCGTCCACGTTTGTCGGAGTGCAGTACTACTCCCGCGTTCGCTACGATGGCGAGTCGCAGGGCCCGGCGATGCCCGATTTCAACCGCGTGCTGAGCCACATGGGCTGGGAAGTATATCCCGAGGGCTTTGCCCCCCTGTTGGAACGCGCCGCAGCCACGGGCTTGCCCGTGGTGGTGACGGAAAACGGCTTGGCACACGACGACGACCGCGTGCGCGTACGGTACATTGCGGACCATCTCGCTGCAGTCGATCAGGCCCGCAAGCGCGGCGTAGACGTCCGCGGTTATTTTTACTGGTCGGCAATGGACAACTTCGAATGGAACTTCGGCTACGGTCCCAAATTCGGCCTCATCGAAGTGGATCGCCAAACTTTGGCCCGCCGCCCACGGCCAAGCGCGTACTTTTTCCGCGACTTGATCCAGCAGCGCGGATTCGACGAGGCGTTGATCGAGCACTGGAGCCGATGA
- the rlmL gene encoding RNA methyltransferase produces the protein MVGMTTYDLFVTAARGTEPWAEREAFEAGACKTSIVPGGVQVRGGLEVAYRLCLWSRVGQRVLLPLSAFRVTSPDALYQAVYSVPWQEHLCPDTPFEVECTASAKSPITHTHFAALKTKDAIADYFRHRCGRRPSVAREGPRVTVHLYLGAHTGTISIDLSGEPLYKRGYRREAAVAPLKETLAAALLYAADWPQRAAEGEPLVDPFCGSGTIVIEAALMALDRAPGLTRRHFGFLAWKGHDAALWQALLAEAYKRARASAPRPIRIHGSDVSHEALALARRAARWAGVNPALNLVRGDARAVEPPTGPGVVVTNPPYGKRVSSAGLDELYASLGDLLRRRFLGWTAYVFTGNLDAARRIGLRADRRMILWNGPIEARLLRFPIAATPVRGTGPSWRRRSRPRGATEKSRCNE, from the coding sequence ATGGTAGGGATGACTACCTACGACCTGTTTGTCACTGCCGCCCGGGGCACGGAGCCCTGGGCCGAACGCGAAGCGTTCGAGGCGGGCGCTTGCAAGACGAGTATCGTTCCGGGCGGGGTCCAAGTGCGTGGCGGGTTGGAGGTAGCGTACCGCCTTTGCTTGTGGTCGCGCGTTGGCCAGCGTGTCCTTCTACCTTTAAGCGCGTTTCGGGTAACCAGCCCCGACGCCTTGTACCAAGCGGTGTACTCCGTTCCGTGGCAAGAGCATCTTTGCCCAGACACGCCCTTTGAAGTCGAGTGCACCGCCTCCGCGAAGTCGCCGATCACCCACACACATTTTGCAGCATTGAAGACGAAAGATGCCATCGCCGACTACTTCCGGCATCGCTGCGGGCGGCGCCCCTCTGTGGCTCGAGAGGGACCGCGCGTCACCGTGCATCTTTACCTCGGGGCACACACCGGCACGATTTCGATCGACCTCTCCGGCGAACCCCTCTACAAGCGTGGGTACCGCAGAGAGGCGGCCGTCGCACCACTCAAGGAAACTCTGGCAGCCGCTCTTCTGTATGCGGCCGATTGGCCACAACGGGCGGCCGAGGGCGAGCCCCTTGTGGATCCGTTTTGCGGATCCGGAACGATCGTGATCGAGGCGGCCCTGATGGCGCTGGATCGGGCGCCGGGCTTAACGCGGCGGCATTTTGGTTTCCTTGCTTGGAAGGGGCACGACGCGGCGCTGTGGCAGGCATTGCTTGCGGAGGCTTACAAACGAGCGCGCGCCTCCGCCCCCCGGCCGATTCGAATTCACGGCTCGGACGTGTCGCACGAAGCCCTGGCGTTAGCCCGGCGTGCTGCACGCTGGGCTGGGGTGAACCCCGCACTGAACCTCGTGCGAGGGGATGCCCGCGCGGTGGAGCCTCCAACGGGTCCAGGGGTTGTGGTGACGAACCCACCTTACGGAAAGCGGGTGTCGAGCGCCGGACTGGATGAGCTTTACGCATCGCTCGGGGATCTTCTAAGGCGCCGCTTTCTCGGGTGGACTGCTTACGTGTTCACCGGGAATTTGGATGCTGCACGACGCATCGGCCTGCGAGCAGACCGGCGCATGATCCTGTGGAATGGGCCGATCGAGGCACGCTTGCTTCGTTTCCCCATTGCGGCCACACCGGTCCGGGGCACCGGCCCCTCGTGGCGCCGGCGCAGTCGGCCTCGCGGAGCCACGGAAAAAAGCCGGTGCAACGAGTGA